Proteins encoded by one window of Mycoplasma capricolum subsp. capricolum ATCC 27343:
- a CDS encoding BspA family leucine-rich repeat surface protein gives MKKLLYILSTLAISILSTTTLIACSKKNLDQPKQLSKLEQLQSEISSLETNVNKYSEQINKTEIEKQQLLEEINKIQKEINSLKEQETSKIEELNLLTNKKNTINKQIENLNSQINSIDQISKEDQEKISLLTKQIKEVKQNLTNATTQKNINIKQIKNLELQVKELKEKTNRIEKEILKNKSKKEELIKLKNESNKEISKLKNILNDLTNNKNNLNKQKSDFETKIQLKINEFNKNDKDIPGLKRQLEDLIIHINNLEKEHQKNITIINHIKKSNQKNENILKEIEENKTKLESQLTDLNNKKDELESQINDKQKEFIFKNKETKINQDKLNEINSEIQKVDSSTSNINLKYEKELKKSKELEEQIKKAEQGIKLQEKELEKLIFDKDQKQKQADGLKVENDSAQTQIDEWIKANTSLKNKLDEIIQKNKLLNEQKEKLDADISTYFQKKKDLEDKRYLLINQISNLKKQIEEENLKIRKREEQLEELSNKYLEKQNQIRDLKEENKRLESSINELNSRYEYLKKKTVEAEYDGNKCIKIGFFYNNDIEEYQIQTFKKSTNEVPDHIPAFLRNLSYAFKNNQNQIIKNLDKWNLDFVKNIEGIFLESYINMDLNNWKTSNIKNMKKAFYGSSFCCGDISKWDTSEVTDMSEMFSNVRHTIKLDLLTKLTSKTLYHDPNRNQDSYKIKWTAWDVSKVKTMKNMFEGSWFSGSLESWDVSGIIDEYDFWPHYIKLSWFAKWKWPKNTKGRDPYFWENISPIIL, from the coding sequence ATGAAAAAACTTTTGTATATTCTATCAACACTAGCTATTAGTATATTATCAACCACAACTTTAATTGCTTGTAGTAAAAAAAATCTAGATCAACCAAAGCAATTATCTAAATTAGAACAACTGCAAAGTGAAATTTCTAGTTTAGAAACAAATGTTAATAAATATAGTGAACAAATTAATAAAACTGAAATAGAAAAACAACAATTACTTGAAGAAATTAATAAAATACAAAAAGAAATCAATAGTTTGAAAGAACAAGAAACAAGTAAAATAGAAGAATTAAATTTATTAACTAATAAAAAGAATACTATAAATAAACAAATTGAAAATTTAAATTCACAAATCAATTCTATTGATCAAATTTCTAAAGAAGACCAAGAAAAAATCAGTTTATTAACTAAACAAATTAAAGAAGTTAAACAAAATTTAACTAATGCAACTACTCAAAAAAACATAAATATCAAACAAATTAAAAATTTAGAACTACAAGTTAAAGAACTAAAAGAAAAAACAAATCGAATAGAAAAAGAAATTTTAAAAAATAAATCTAAAAAAGAAGAGTTAATAAAGCTTAAAAATGAATCTAATAAAGAGATTAGTAAACTAAAAAATATATTAAATGATTTAACAAATAATAAAAATAATTTAAATAAGCAAAAAAGTGATTTTGAAACTAAAATTCAATTAAAAATTAATGAGTTTAATAAAAATGACAAAGATATACCTGGACTAAAAAGGCAACTAGAAGATTTAATAATTCATATTAATAACCTAGAAAAAGAACATCAAAAAAATATCACAATAATTAATCATATTAAAAAAAGCAATCAAAAAAATGAAAATATTCTAAAAGAAATAGAAGAAAATAAAACAAAATTAGAAAGTCAACTAACTGATTTAAATAACAAAAAAGATGAATTAGAAAGTCAAATAAACGATAAACAAAAAGAATTTATTTTTAAAAATAAAGAAACTAAAATCAATCAAGACAAATTAAATGAAATTAATTCTGAAATTCAAAAAGTTGATAGTAGTACAAGTAATATTAACTTAAAATATGAAAAAGAACTTAAAAAAAGTAAAGAACTAGAAGAACAAATCAAAAAAGCTGAGCAAGGTATTAAACTTCAAGAAAAAGAATTAGAAAAATTAATATTTGATAAAGATCAAAAACAAAAGCAAGCAGATGGTTTAAAAGTTGAAAATGATAGTGCTCAAACTCAAATTGATGAATGAATTAAAGCAAATACAAGTTTAAAAAATAAATTAGATGAAATTATTCAAAAAAATAAATTGTTAAATGAGCAAAAAGAAAAATTAGATGCTGATATTAGTACTTATTTTCAAAAGAAAAAAGATTTAGAAGATAAAAGATATTTGCTAATTAATCAAATTTCAAATCTTAAAAAACAAATAGAAGAAGAAAATTTAAAAATAAGAAAAAGAGAAGAACAATTAGAAGAATTATCTAACAAATATTTAGAAAAACAAAATCAAATAAGAGATTTAAAAGAAGAAAATAAGAGATTAGAATCAAGTATTAATGAATTAAATTCTAGATATGAGTATTTAAAGAAAAAAACAGTTGAAGCAGAGTATGATGGAAATAAGTGTATAAAAATTGGCTTTTTTTATAATAATGATATTGAAGAATATCAAATTCAAACATTTAAAAAATCAACAAATGAAGTTCCTGATCATATACCGGCTTTTTTAAGAAATTTATCTTATGCTTTTAAAAATAATCAAAATCAAATTATAAAAAATCTTGATAAATGAAATCTTGATTTTGTTAAAAATATAGAAGGTATTTTTTTAGAATCTTATATAAATATGGATTTAAATAATTGAAAAACTTCAAATATAAAAAATATGAAAAAAGCCTTTTATGGATCATCATTTTGTTGTGGTGACATTTCTAAATGAGATACTTCTGAAGTAACTGATATGAGTGAAATGTTTAGTAATGTTAGACATACGATTAAACTTGATCTTTTAACAAAATTAACTAGTAAAACTTTATATCACGATCCTAATAGAAATCAGGATTCATATAAAATCAAATGAACAGCTTGAGATGTCTCAAAAGTTAAAACAATGAAAAATATGTTTGAAGGTTCTTGATTTAGTGGAAGTTTAGAAAGTTGAGATGTTTCAGGAATAATTGATGAGTATGATTTTTGACCACATTATATTAAATTAAGTTGATTTGCAAAATGAAAGTGACCAAAAAACACTAAAGGCCGTGATCCTTACTTTTGAGAAAATATTTCGCCTATAATTCTATAA